One genomic window of Tachypleus tridentatus isolate NWPU-2018 chromosome 12, ASM421037v1, whole genome shotgun sequence includes the following:
- the LOC143235618 gene encoding uncharacterized protein LOC143235618: protein MDRKRSFVDLDPDYISIDIDSREKKLRVCEEDAKKVNTKKIKQILLKEIEEEISYKEEELDRIDKMLSKARNVIDHLRACIIAKYYSSTFSDSTDQSHVYANTSYVFSSVHPTLKKQLGKCIPYSHSDIKVENRSKNENENIKTNEVIKQKNGNSTEEPTSVQCSFLMPTTNVIKTDNTGSSFTSGYGAPVIKEFEGGRFRFKEHHIFVVGNVSRYLAPDSRPESDKATHKWMVYVRGTKERPDISGTVRKVLFFLHPSYRPNDLVEINSSPFHLIRRGWGEFPVRVQLHFWDTRNKPVDVIHNLKLDKTYTGLQTLGAETVFKVWLLSTKSEDKKFSVPLSGEEKETNDHDIKILSLEKNEEGYLIYQIQHYKLQNRNFPLQKVQVMIVLKIFKVVWLDLLPPLERTVELPNLFQKKPLKLIVVSKKASLENTVVCGTEQVSQFNDANFLHLPKCKTSPIPLASILVNKHNESFIINKEPTLKLKEPPCDPVSLVKSLLNEHTCGDAYSFLKHLLKLFPLVKKDVDRSIHPYCASSLEQFFSWTLGKQRASEWQRARHVHQTAVQVIEEHDSLLKFKDEIGNTKKIAWWCRRFGFTPLTSKARRNDSFLVDLKHLTTYSIPDNIINHLVQDYPKAQPNVEEVNVDVVTIQSTDDNVKSEKGKLSMISKVSSHLDTSNFYIPCSSAAEEVRNITAEIGVHLEAQELCPPVKCSVLEEMLLSACREFASDILRIAISKYYERMSCHPAVITVSDIFEAIQVLPENDFITNSYLGTIHSNVG from the exons atgGATCGCAAACGTTCATTTGTAGACTTAGACCCTGATTATATAAGTATTGACATAGATTCCAGAGAGAAAAAACTAAGAGTTTGTGAAGAAGATGCTAAAAAAGTTAACactaaaaagataaaacaaatacttcTGAAAGAGATTGAGGAAGAAATTTCCTATAAAGAAGAAGAACTAGATAGAATAGACAAAATGTTGAGTAAAGCTCGTAATGTAATTGACCATCTGAGAGCCTGTATAATAGCAAAATATTATAGTTCAACCTTTTCGGACTCAACAGATCAGTCTCATGTTTACGCTAATACTTCGTATGTTTTTTCATCTGTTCATCCTACTCTGAAAAAGCAACTTGGAAAATGTATTCCTTACTCACATTCAGACATAAAAGTAGAAAATAGATCCAAGAATGAAAACGAAAACATTAAGACAAAtgaagttattaaacaaaaaaatggtAACAGCACAGAAGAGCCAACATCAGTGCAGTGTTCATTCTTAATGCCAACTACAAATGTGATAAAAACAGACAATACAGGATCGAGTTTTACTTCTGGATATGGTGCCCCTGTCATCAAAGAATTTGAAGGAGGTCGATTTAGGTTTAAAGAAcatcatatttttgttgttggcaACGTATCTCGATACCTTGCTCCTGACAGCAGACCGGAAAGTGATAAAGCTACTCACAAATGGATGGTTTATGTCAGAGGAACTAAAGAACGTCCAGACATTAGTGGTACAgtaagaaaagttttgttttttttgcaccCGAGTTACAGACCAAATGATTTGGTTGAGATTAATTCTTCCCCTTTCCACTTGATTCGTAGAGGATGGGGAGAATTTCCTGTCAGAGTTCAGCTTCATTTTTGGGACACACGCAACAAACCGGTGGATGTAATTCATAACTTAAAACTGGATAAGACTTACACTGGTCTTCAGACATTAGGTGCTGAAACAGTATTTAAAGTTTGGTTATTATCTACCAAGTCTGAAGACAAAAAGTTTTCTGTTCCACTGTCTGGGGAAGAAAAAGAAACTAATGATCACGATATCAAAATTTTGTCTTTAGAGAAGAATGAAGAGGGATACCTGAT ATACCAAATTCAACATTACAAATTGCAAAACCGGAATTTTCCATTACAGAAGGTACAAGTGAtgattgtgttaaaaatattcaaagtagTTTGGTTAGATCTGTTACCACCACTGGAAAGAACAGTGGAATTGCCAAACCTGTTTCAAAAAAAGCCATTAAAGTTAATTGTGGTTTCTAAGAAGGCATCATTAGAAAATACTGTTGTATGTGGAACAGAACAAGTCAGCCAGTTTAATGATGCTAACTTCTTACACTTGCCAAAATGTAAAACATCTCCAATACCCTTGGCAAGCATATTAGTTAATAaacataatgaaagttttatcataaataaagaaCCCACATTAAAACTGAAAGAACCTCCTTGTGATCCAGTTAGTCTAGTAAAGAGTTTACTAAATGAACATACTTGTGGCGATGCTTACAGTTTCTTGAAGcatcttttgaaattatttccttTGGTGAAAAAAGATGTTGATCGTTCTATCCATCCATACTGTGCCTCATCTTTAGAGCAATTCTTTTCATGGACGCTTGGAAAACAAAGAGCTTCTGAATGGCAACGAGCAAGACATGTACATCAGACTGCTGTACAAGTTATTGAAGAACATGATTCCCTTCTGAAATTTAAAGATGAAATaggaaacacaaaaaaaatagcaTGGTGGTGTCGTAGGTTTGGATTTACTCCTCTTACTTCAAAAGCCAGAAGAAATGATTCTTTTCTTGTGGATTTGAAACACTTAACTACATATTCTATTCCTGATAACATTATTAATCACCTGGTTCAAGATTACCCCAAAGCTCAACCTAATGTTGAAGAAGTAAACGTGGATGTGGTTACAATTCAGAGCACTGACGACAATGTGAAATCTGAAAAAGGAAAACTTAGTATGATATCCAAAGTTTCTTCACATCTTGACACTTCAAATTTTTACATACCTTGTTCCTCTGCAGCTGAAGAAGTGCGGAATATTACAGCAGAAATTGGGGTACATCTAGAAGCTCAAGAATTGTGTCCACCAGTAAAGTGTTCAGTATTAGAAGAAATGTTGCTTTCTGCCTGCAGGGAGTTTGCTAGTGACATTTTAAGAATAGCCATTAGTAAATACTATGAAAGGATGAGCTGTCATCCAGCTGTTATAACTGTTAGTGATATTTTCGAGGCAATTCAAGTACTACCAGAGAATGACTTCATTACTAACAGTTATTTAGGCACTATACACTCAAATGTAGGTTAA